A window of Aquila chrysaetos chrysaetos unplaced genomic scaffold, bAquChr1.4, whole genome shotgun sequence genomic DNA:
CAAGCCGTAGAGGACCATGGGGGGGGTCTCACCTGGCGTAGGTGGGGGTCACCACGTAGATGGTGGGTAGGGCCCGGCCTCCCCCCTGCGCTCGGGGctccccccgggcccccccaccccgcagctCCGCCAGCagccggtcccggtcccggctTCGCCGCCGCTCGGCCTGTAGCTGGTGCGAGCAGTCGCAGGGCTGccctggtggggggggggcggggcggtcAGGGACCCCAGGGTAAACCCTGGGGGGGGGTCAAGGACCCCtcagccgccccccccccccccactcaccGAGCTGCAGCAGGGCGCAGAGCAGCCCTACCAGAGACACCACGAAGTAGACGATGAAAACGTTCTTCAGCTTTACCCTCATGGCAGCGctgggggggtccgggggggggtccggggggctttttttttggaggggagagCGGGGGGCTCAGGCGTCCTGCCCCGGAGCCCCCCCAGCAGACTCTGCCCAGAGCCTTTCCcgcacccctgccccccccggGTCCCGGATCTCGCTCCCAGTCACCCCAGCAcagtccctgcagccccccagtacatgcccgtgcccccccccgccgcctccaaGCCCCCCGCCGGTGCTCCCGGTGCCTCCAACCGCCCCCCCCAAGTCGCCTCAGCAAAGGAGCGCAGACGTGGCGCCGTTACCACGGCAACGGAGCCGGGACTCACCGCGACGGAACCGGAGCCGGAAGGGAACCGGGCCGGGCCCTACCGGGACCGAACTTGGTACCGGGAAGGGAACCGGGACCGGTTCGGGGTCGCGAAGGctccgccgggccgggccgggccgggccgggccaggccAGGCCGGCACTTCCGGTCCGTCCCCCACCGCGCTCCGGCCGCCACTTCCGGTCGCGGGTCCGTCCTGCAGGTTCCGGCCGCTGCCCGTGCCCCGGCCCGGGGGTtccgggggctgccccccccccgcccctcaaaacactgttgttttttggttttttttttttcctggttttatttatcttttatcAAAACCCGGCACGgggccgccccctccccaccccacccccacccccgacCCCACTCAGCCGCGGGAGGGGGGGCCCAGTTCTTgcctcgccccccccccagccctcatGTGCCCCACagctggggggggtggagggaggggaaggagaattGGGGGGGgctcccccaaaccccagctgACCCCcgctggctgggggggggggaggaaggagggaaggggagtggggggggggcacaagggggGCAGGCAAAGCTTTGGTCCCCatccccccaccagccccacccctgccccccagccccacactttggggggggtggtggtggtcagaggcagtgcccccccccccccccaaaccaaaggGCCCCCCCTTACAGCAGCcaagggggcagggggagctcCCTGaccctgggtggggggggtcctggggggctgtgggggggtcccggggggtAGGGGACAGGAAGGGCAGGGGGagctgccccctgccccccccccccccccagcagcagccccccccctctGCATTATCGCAGGACGATGGCCCAGTCGTCGCCGATGCGGACCCCCGGCTTGCGCAGGGTGAGGACGGAAGTCTCGGCCTCGTGCTGGAAGTCGAGGCGCGTTTCGGAGCcgtctggggtggggggggagacAACAACAATGACACACAGGGTTAGGGGGGGCCCCAGaacacacccccacacccccccagaAGCCCCTAACTCACCCGCAGGACGGAGAACGACAGCGGCCGGTTTCCCTGCGCCCAGGATCACCACACGCTCCAGCCAAGCTGGGGTGTCGAAGGAACCCCGGGGGTCCGCGGAGCTGcgggaaaagagaaaaggggggtccgggggggggccgaggaggggggcagaggggtcccgggggggtctgggggggtaCCTGGCCGTCAGCGTGTTGCCAGCGAAGGTGAATTGCCGGTGCAGGTAGCGCGCCTTCGTCTCGTAGTCAAAGCTCTGCCCGTCATCCAGGAAAAGATCGCCCTCGGCTGTGCCctggaggaagggggggggggcaacggGGGGAgtcagggagggctgggggagtttggggggggtctGTGGGGGGGCTCTGCACTTACCTGGGGGCTGAGGGCCACATAGAGAGTGAAGGGGTCCCCCCGCATGCACTCGGTGGAACGTCGCACCCTCTCCTGCCGCGGCACCACTGTCCCCCCGCGCTGGAACACCggcacctgggggggggggggggtgggtggaagGTGGGCCCGGatccccccccacacccaccgtagcccccccaaacctgcccccccagccccgtcaCCCACGCTGCTCATGGTCACCGGCACATAGAGCGTCTGGGGTGCGTGGTGCTTCTGGAGGGAGGCGACGTCGTACCAGACCTGGGGGGACCAGAGAGAGGTTGGGGGGGGAGGCTGGATCCCTAACACCCCCGCCCCAaagcctgcagccccccccccccccccccccccaagctcaCCTCTCCCTTGCCGGGTAAGTAGACCTGCACCCCACGGGCGCCCTGCTCTGTCACGGGGTGCACCAGCAGCGCCCTGTCTGGGGACGAGGTGGGGGGTCCTGGGTCagcactggggtgggggggacgaCCCCCAAACGGGAGTGGGGACACCCCCACGGCCGgcaaatcccccccccccctcaccgaTCATGTACTGGTCATCGATGGCGAAGGTGGTGGCATCCTCGGGGTACTCCATCCAAAGCGGcctgggggaagaggggggacacacacagacGTCATGaacctggggaggggaggggggagtttTTTTGGGGAGGACCCCCCCACACCCGCTCACCTCATGACGGGCAGCCCGTGGCGGTGGCTGCGGTAGAAAGCGGTATACCAAAACGGGAGGAGAGCGTAACGCTGGCGGATGGCGGCGCGGATCAGCGCCACGTTTTCCTCCCCGAAAAGCCAGGGTTCGCGGCGCGCCGTATCCAGGTGAGCGTGGGCGCGGAAAAAGGGTTGGAAAGCGCCCGCTTGGTACCACCGCACCAGCAGCTCCGCTTCGGGGTTCTTGAAAAAGCCCCCCACGTCCGCTacgggggcaggaggggctcaGGGTGGGGGTCCGAGCGCaccgagcccccccccctcctcgaTCCCACTCTTGCCCCGCTCACAGCCGCAGAAGGAGAGACCGGCGAGCCCGAAGCTCAGGCACATGGGGATGGAAATCTTCAGGTGCTCCCACTCAGCCGCGTTGTCGCCCGTCCACACCGCACCTGCGGGACGGAGGTGGGGGTGAGGAGGAGTGgggggcacacacacacagaggggGGGCCCCAGGGTGGACCCCCACCCTCACCGTAACGCTGGGAGCCGGCGAAGAAAGCCCGGCTCAGGACGAAGGGTCGGTGCTGCCCACCCGAGCGCTGGATCTGTCCCTCGGCCGTCGCCATTTGCTGCAGGGAcggggttggggtggggggggagaaagagaagctgtGAGGGACCCCCCCCTGGCATGTGTAGGGGGGGTGtagggtgaggggggggggcccccACGCTCACCACGTAGAGGCCGTAGAGGTTGTGGAGGTCTCGGTGCTCCCAGCCGCCGTGGTGCACGGCGTCCTTGTGCATCGTCACCTCGGGGCCGCTGAAGACCGAGGGCTCGTTCATGTCATTCCAAGTGAAAAGGTTCTCGGTCgagccctgggggggggggggcccacgGTGAGGGGGGAGCACAGGAgcgatggggggggggggggcagaggggtgaggaggggagagcagctTGGAGCGGGGCACATGAGCAACAGGGGAAAACGGTGATTTGAGAGCAGAAGAGCGATGGGGGGTGGGTAGCAACTTGGGGGGGGTAGGTAGTGACTTAGGGGGGACATGGCAGTGACGTGGGGGGCCAGACacctgccggggggggggctgacaGTGATGGGGAGGGGGCCACGCACCCACCGGGGCAGTTGCTCCTCACCTCGTACTGGTCGTAGGCGAACATGGAGGCCCACCATGCACGCATCTCGGGGTTGGTGAAGTCAGGATACGCAGCGGAGCCTGGGAGCAGTGCAGGGGTCAGCGTGGACCCCCCCGAGGCTCCCTctaggaccccccccccaccgcacAGCCCCGCTCACCCGGCCAGCACCAGCCCTCGTAGTCGCTGCCGTCTTTCGTCTTGACATAGAAGCCGCGGGAGCGCAGCTCGTTGTGAACGCGGTACCCACTGTCCACCTTGATGTGGGGGTCCACGATGCTGACCATCTCGGGGGGGACACACAAAAATACGCGTCAGCACCCAGGGGGGGTCCCAAggcacccccccccagcccctcagcGGGGGTCCCCTACCTTGCGTTTCTTGGCGGCCAGGCGTTGCAGCATGTCTCGGGGTCGGGGGAACTTGCTGGGGTCCCAAGTGAAATAACGTTTGCCGTCGGCGTGTTCGATATCCAGCCAGAGGACGTCGCAGGGGACGGCATGTTCCTCGAAACCCCGCTCCACCGCTGCCACGTCCTCCTCGTCGTTGTAATTCCAGCGGCTCTGGTGGTAACCCAAAGCGAAGAGGGGGGGCAGCGCCTGGGTGCCTGCGGGGGAGACGGATGGACGGACAGACAGCGGGGCTCGCAGCGGGGTGCCCGGTGCTGGCCCTGTTTTGGCGcaccctcctccttccctccccgcggcggcgTACCGGTGAGGGCGGCGTACTGCCCCGCCACGGCGGCGGGCGTGGGgcccagcagcagaaaaacGTCGACGATGCCGCTTTCCGACATCCAGCGCACGTCTGTCTGCGGCGTCTCGCCCCCGCCCTGCATGTAATCCAGCAGCTTCCCGAAAAGCGTCTGCAGGCGGGGAGGGGTGTCAAAGAGTCCTGCCGGACCCCCCCAACtcctccccaggacccccccgTCGCCCGTTCCTGCACCTTGCCGGCGGTGTTGGAGCTGATATCCACCCAGGTCTCGGCGGCATTGAGCCAGAAGATGCCGAGGGTGCGACGGGCGCTGTGTGCCAGCAGGAGCGGGACGGAGCCGTAGAGTGCCATGGGGTTGTAGAGCTCATACTGGAAGACGTCCAGGTTGTAGAGGCGGTACGGGTCCCCCCCCCCTGCGGGAGGCCAGGTGGGTCAGCGTCCCCCCCCGCGGTACCACCGTCATCACCCTCCTCCCCGACTCGCTCTCCCCGCCACTCACTCGGTGGTGCGGAGCCGCAGGCTGTCGGCGTGCTCGGGGATGCCGTAAACGTGCTCAAAGCCGGGCAGGGAGAAGTCCAACCCCACCGAGGTGGGCCCTGCAGTGGGACGGGGAGGGGAGTGGTGAAACCGGGAGCCCCCCCACACCggtcccccccctccctggccACGGGACGGGCCTCACCGTTAGGTTTGGTGTCCGTGTGTGTCTTGAACGTCTCCTCCCAGGAGCCCGGCTCCTCCGCAGCCTCGGCCGTGGCCTCTGTGGGCTACGGGACCAGATGCCGTTAGGGATGGATGCAGAGAGgagttctccccccccccccccccccccccaaaaaataagGAGGGGGCCCAACTCCCCACTGGACCCCAGCACCTCGTccgcagccccgctccctgTAATACCTTCTCGCTCTGGGTGCCAGCGTCCTCCGTCCCGCCAGTGGTTTCCTCCTGCCCCTCGGCAGCCCCCCCCTCTTCCGCCGTGGGCTCCCTGGGGGTGTCCctgtgggggcgggggggcggttATAAGGTCCCGGGGCATCCCGGTCGCCGCAGGCAAGAGTCACGCACGCAGCAGGCTCGCAGTGGGGAGGGGACACGGACAGACACAGGACGCCCCGGCAAGCACTCACTCGGGGCCCTGAAGGTGGGCACAACAccccaaccacccccccccccagcttgctcggggtggggggggggcagttccTCACTTttggggggacggggacggccCCGGCCgctcctgccccttcctcctccctcccgccGGGGCCTACCCGGCCCAGGGGGGCTATGGGGGGACGCTGCCCTGGGGGTCCCCTGGCCAGGGCTCCCGCtgggggcccggggggggggggggggggcagagacagcagcagaagccacaGATTTACCTATGGAAAAGGGTCTTGATCTTATCCCACAAGCTACCGACCGAGCTACTAACTTTATCCGAGAAACTGGGGCGCGGGCGGGGGGGAAGCGCAgccagaaacagaaacacagcGAGAGTCAGTGCGAGGAGCCGCcggacggacagacggacgcggcccggcccggcttccccccaccccccaccccttccccttGGGCTGCCCACCCTCTCGGGGTGGGCGGTGGGGGGCCCTTTGGAACGCTGCCGTTCCCCGCCTCCCCCTTCCCTAGGGTTTACCTTCACCGGTGGGGACGGCCAAGCACCCTGAGCTCCCCAGGGGGGGGTTTGCTGGGTGccctgggttggggggggggaacctggggagcagggggggggaCCCGGTCCCACCCACCCGGCCGCAGAGCCTCCCACCCCCGGCCGTACTCACGAGTCCCGGCGTTGTCGGAGGTGCTCGAAGAAGAGGAGGCCGCGGGCGTTGAcgctgcagagcagctcccgTCCCTGCAGCAGGTCCATGCGGAATGGCTTCTCCGTCACCAGCAACCGGTGTCCGGCGGGGCCCAGCGACAGCTCCAGGCTCCCCTCGTCTCGCCCCGTCACTGCCAACCTGCcagaaaggggaaggggggtgCCGATAGCGGCTGCGTCCCCCCACTCCCCAACCCGGCTAACGTGCGTGTCCCCATCTCCGcatcccctcccctccacccgGTGCTCACCGCTCCACCGGCGGCTCGGCCACCAGCACGTCCGGCACCTCGAACCGCGGCCGCAGCGGGTTCAGCTCCTTGATGCGGATACGGGTGACGTTCCCTTGCAGCCcccacagctccagcagcagcgggacctggaaaaaaagggggtgCGTGTGGGAGGGAAAGGACGGATATACAAACACGGTCTCGGCAGGATGGTGCCGGTCACCGCCTCCGCGCTTTCCCCGGTCCCGGTACGGACCTTGGTGACTTCGTTAACGAGCTGTAACCTGGCGGCATCCGGTCCGAGCTGCAACGACTCCAGGAGGGCCCGGTATGGCGAGTGGCCGGGCTGCAGGCCGCGCTGGCGCCTGTGGGGAAGCAAGAAAAGGTGGGGTGTGTTTGGGGGAGGACGACAGACCCTGAGCCCAGCCCCCCCCAACCATAGCTAACCCCCCCCACCTGCAGAAACCGCTTTGTTCACACGTCTTGAAGTTGCTCCGGTCCACGGCCAGGGCGGTCGCCAGGCAAACGGCCGCCCACAGCAGCACCGCCGGCCTCcgcctgcggggggggggacacacacgaaCACACATATACCGGGTCCGaccggggacggggacggggacggtgGCGGGGCTGGGCCGCAGCTCAGGCCcaagggggtgggggtggggacccggggagaggagggggggtcccggggggggggggggggtctcggAACGCGGGGTGCCCccccggggaagggggaggggtACGGTCCCGGCCGCGGGattccacacacaccccccaccccccccgccccggcgcaC
This region includes:
- the GANAB gene encoding neutral alpha-glucosidase AB isoform X1; the encoded protein is MAAAPGRRRPAVLLWAAVCLATALAVDRSNFKTCEQSGFCRRQRGLQPGHSPYRALLESLQLGPDAARLQLVNEVTKVPLLLELWGLQGNVTRIRIKELNPLRPRFEVPDVLVAEPPVERLAVTGRDEGSLELSLGPAGHRLLVTEKPFRMDLLQGRELLCSVNARGLLFFEHLRQRRDSFSDKVSSSVGSLWDKIKTLFHRDTPREPTAEEGGAAEGQEETTGGTEDAGTQSEKPTEATAEAAEEPGSWEETFKTHTDTKPNGPTSVGLDFSLPGFEHVYGIPEHADSLRLRTTEGGDPYRLYNLDVFQYELYNPMALYGSVPLLLAHSARRTLGIFWLNAAETWVDISSNTAGKTLFGKLLDYMQGGGETPQTDVRWMSESGIVDVFLLLGPTPAAVAGQYAALTGTQALPPLFALGYHQSRWNYNDEEDVAAVERGFEEHAVPCDVLWLDIEHADGKRYFTWDPSKFPRPRDMLQRLAAKKRKMVSIVDPHIKVDSGYRVHNELRSRGFYVKTKDGSDYEGWCWPGSAAYPDFTNPEMRAWWASMFAYDQYEGSTENLFTWNDMNEPSVFSGPEVTMHKDAVHHGGWEHRDLHNLYGLYVQMATAEGQIQRSGGQHRPFVLSRAFFAGSQRYGAVWTGDNAAEWEHLKISIPMCLSFGLAGLSFCGSDVGGFFKNPEAELLVRWYQAGAFQPFFRAHAHLDTARREPWLFGEENVALIRAAIRQRYALLPFWYTAFYRSHRHGLPVMRPLWMEYPEDATTFAIDDQYMIDRALLVHPVTEQGARGVQVYLPGKGEVWYDVASLQKHHAPQTLYVPVTMSSVPVFQRGGTVVPRQERVRRSTECMRGDPFTLYVALSPQGTAEGDLFLDDGQSFDYETKARYLHRQFTFAGNTLTASSADPRGSFDTPAWLERVVILGAGKPAAVVLRPADGSETRLDFQHEAETSVLTLRKPGVRIGDDWAIVLR
- the GANAB gene encoding neutral alpha-glucosidase AB isoform X2 — protein: MAAAPGRRRPAVLLWAAVCLATALAVDRSNFKTCEQSGFCRRQRGLQPGHSPYRALLESLQLGPDAARLQLVNEVTKVPLLLELWGLQGNVTRIRIKELNPLRPRFEVPDVLVAEPPVERLAVTGRDEGSLELSLGPAGHRLLVTEKPFRMDLLQGRELLCSVNARGLLFFEHLRQRRDSDTPREPTAEEGGAAEGQEETTGGTEDAGTQSEKPTEATAEAAEEPGSWEETFKTHTDTKPNGPTSVGLDFSLPGFEHVYGIPEHADSLRLRTTEGGDPYRLYNLDVFQYELYNPMALYGSVPLLLAHSARRTLGIFWLNAAETWVDISSNTAGKTLFGKLLDYMQGGGETPQTDVRWMSESGIVDVFLLLGPTPAAVAGQYAALTGTQALPPLFALGYHQSRWNYNDEEDVAAVERGFEEHAVPCDVLWLDIEHADGKRYFTWDPSKFPRPRDMLQRLAAKKRKMVSIVDPHIKVDSGYRVHNELRSRGFYVKTKDGSDYEGWCWPGSAAYPDFTNPEMRAWWASMFAYDQYEGSTENLFTWNDMNEPSVFSGPEVTMHKDAVHHGGWEHRDLHNLYGLYVQMATAEGQIQRSGGQHRPFVLSRAFFAGSQRYGAVWTGDNAAEWEHLKISIPMCLSFGLAGLSFCGSDVGGFFKNPEAELLVRWYQAGAFQPFFRAHAHLDTARREPWLFGEENVALIRAAIRQRYALLPFWYTAFYRSHRHGLPVMRPLWMEYPEDATTFAIDDQYMIDRALLVHPVTEQGARGVQVYLPGKGEVWYDVASLQKHHAPQTLYVPVTMSSVPVFQRGGTVVPRQERVRRSTECMRGDPFTLYVALSPQGTAEGDLFLDDGQSFDYETKARYLHRQFTFAGNTLTASSADPRGSFDTPAWLERVVILGAGKPAAVVLRPADGSETRLDFQHEAETSVLTLRKPGVRIGDDWAIVLR